A window from Triticum aestivum cultivar Chinese Spring chromosome 6D, IWGSC CS RefSeq v2.1, whole genome shotgun sequence encodes these proteins:
- the LOC123141994 gene encoding uncharacterized protein, translating to MEGKPASAETPAKMGPDDADKEMAYEAKKFASHVRVWESAWGKTCGFFTDSTALSSMQFTHYTPGHIPSQGAGSNPATLQVLSIKLVKVAGGLQWPLSVYGVVAVRDIVDHNRNILFSRGRSEALQLTQDDPFFP from the exons ATGGAGGGCAAACCAGCGAGCGCGGAGACGCCGGCGAAGATGGGCCcggacgatgccgacaaggagatGGCTTACGAGGCGAAGAAGTTCGCTTCGCACGTTCGTGTGTGGGAATCTGCATGGGGCAAAACCTGCGGTTTCTTCACGGACTCGA CGGCGCTAAGCTCCATGCAGTTTACACACTACACGCCCGGACACATACCATCCCAGGGAGCCGGGTCCAACCCGGCAACCTTGCAGGTCCTCTCCATCAAGCTCGTAAAAGTAGCCGGTGGCCTCCAGTGGCCATTGTCCGTTTACGGCGTGGTTGCCGTCCGCGACATCGTGGATCACAACCGCAACATTCTCTTCTCCCGCGGTAGGAGCGAGGCCCTGCAACTCACACAAGAT GATCCTTTTTTCCCTTGA